Proteins from a single region of Sporosarcina sp. P33:
- a CDS encoding acyl carrier protein — translation MSTVLERVTKVVVDRLGVDESEVKPEASFREDLGADSLDVVELVMEFEDEFETEISDDDAEKIATVGDAVTYITEKVGE, via the coding sequence TTGTCAACAGTACTTGAGCGTGTAACAAAAGTAGTTGTCGACCGTCTGGGCGTCGATGAAAGCGAAGTAAAACCTGAAGCTTCTTTCCGTGAGGATCTGGGAGCTGATTCATTAGATGTAGTAGAACTTGTTATGGAATTTGAAGATGAGTTTGAAACAGAAATCTCTGATGACGATGCAGAAAAGATTGCAACTGTCGGAGATGCAGTAACGTACATCACAGAAAAAGTAGGCGAATGA
- the fabD gene encoding ACP S-malonyltransferase, with product MSKLAFVFPGQGSQVVGMGKEFTEKNETCRQFMQKADEALGFELSKLMLEGPQEELTLTYNAQPALLTAGAMIAARLEQEGIVPDYSAGHSLGEYTALVESKVLSFEDAVVAVHKRGLYMNEAVPAGQGAMAAILGIDRDVLESITQNITESGHPVQAANLNCPGQIVISGAKAGVDKACTSLKEAGAKRALPLNVSGPFHSVLMQPAAEELQKTLEDITMKDAEIPVIANVTADEVTKQEEIKKLLVEQLYSPVRWEESVEKLLELGVTRFVECGPGKVLSGLIRKIDRTATVYPVYDEETLEKFLEEAKGWS from the coding sequence TTGAGTAAACTGGCATTTGTATTCCCGGGACAAGGCTCACAAGTTGTAGGGATGGGTAAAGAATTTACAGAGAAAAATGAAACATGCAGACAATTCATGCAGAAAGCCGATGAGGCGCTTGGTTTTGAATTAAGCAAACTGATGCTTGAAGGTCCGCAGGAAGAGCTGACCCTGACATACAATGCTCAGCCCGCGCTACTCACAGCGGGTGCAATGATCGCAGCGCGTCTTGAGCAGGAGGGGATTGTTCCTGACTACTCAGCGGGCCACAGCCTTGGTGAATATACAGCGCTTGTTGAATCGAAAGTACTTTCATTTGAAGATGCGGTCGTAGCAGTTCATAAAAGAGGTCTTTATATGAACGAAGCGGTTCCGGCAGGCCAGGGTGCTATGGCTGCAATTTTGGGAATAGACAGGGACGTCCTGGAATCTATCACACAGAATATTACAGAATCTGGCCATCCGGTACAGGCAGCGAACTTGAACTGTCCCGGTCAGATTGTGATCTCGGGCGCTAAAGCAGGTGTTGATAAAGCGTGCACATCGCTGAAAGAGGCAGGTGCGAAACGCGCATTGCCGCTGAATGTCAGCGGACCGTTCCACTCAGTTCTGATGCAGCCGGCAGCAGAAGAGCTGCAGAAAACTCTGGAAGATATTACTATGAAGGATGCGGAAATTCCCGTCATCGCGAATGTCACGGCGGATGAAGTGACAAAGCAAGAAGAAATAAAGAAGCTTTTAGTTGAACAGCTTTACTCACCAGTTCGCTGGGAAGAATCTGTTGAAAAGTTGCTTGAACTCGGAGTTACCCGTTTTGTAGAGTGCGGACCGGGCAAAGTACTGAGCGGACTAATCCGTAAAATCGACCGCACTGCAACAGTGTATCCGGTTTACGATGAAGAAACGCTCGAGAAGTTTCTTGAAGAAGCGAAAGGATGGTCATGA
- the fabG gene encoding 3-oxoacyl-[acyl-carrier-protein] reductase, with the protein MGRFDGKTAVVTGASRGIGRTVALRLASEGAKVVVNYSGSKEKAEEVAEEIRSAGGEALVFQANVSDADQVKAMMDETVKQFGTIDFLINNAGITRDNLLMRMKEDEWDDVLSINLKGVFLCTKAVTRQMMRQRAGKIVNLASVVGVVGNPGQANYVAAKAGVIGLTKTTAKELAARNILVNAVAPGFITTDMTDELGDDMKEQLLSTIPLGKLGSADDVAGTVAFLLSDEAKYITGQTINVDGGMVM; encoded by the coding sequence ATGGGAAGATTTGATGGAAAGACAGCAGTCGTTACAGGAGCTTCCAGAGGGATTGGACGAACTGTAGCATTGCGTTTGGCGTCAGAAGGTGCAAAGGTAGTCGTCAATTACAGCGGCAGTAAAGAAAAGGCGGAAGAAGTAGCGGAAGAGATCCGTTCTGCAGGCGGTGAAGCGCTCGTCTTTCAGGCAAACGTTTCGGATGCCGATCAAGTAAAAGCCATGATGGACGAAACGGTTAAACAATTCGGCACCATCGATTTTCTTATCAATAATGCAGGCATCACGCGTGATAATTTATTGATGCGCATGAAAGAAGACGAGTGGGATGACGTATTGTCGATAAATCTGAAGGGGGTTTTCTTATGCACGAAGGCTGTTACGCGTCAAATGATGCGTCAGCGTGCAGGGAAAATCGTCAATTTAGCATCCGTTGTCGGAGTGGTGGGAAATCCCGGGCAAGCGAACTATGTGGCGGCGAAAGCAGGCGTCATCGGCTTGACAAAAACAACCGCAAAAGAATTGGCTGCGCGTAATATTTTAGTTAATGCGGTAGCACCGGGTTTCATTACAACTGATATGACTGATGAGCTCGGCGACGATATGAAAGAACAATTGCTGTCGACGATACCTTTGGGCAAGCTTGGCAGTGCAGACGACGTAGCGGGCACTGTGGCTTTTCTGCTGTCAGATGAAGCAAAATATATTACCGGTCAGACAATCAATGTTGACGGCGGAATGGTGATGTAA